One Falco naumanni isolate bFalNau1 chromosome 12, bFalNau1.pat, whole genome shotgun sequence genomic region harbors:
- the SMIM26 gene encoding small integral membrane protein 26: MRAALWNARAALWNARAALLYSVGGWTMVGAMIHYSRNSGAETGGASENEQDPQANQGPRKEVFTKETPFGFQVTTVITYRDVQPPITRLLRRVKSFFDPDDGPPSEN; the protein is encoded by the exons ATGCGGGCGGCCCTGTGGAACGCGCGGGCGGCCCTGTGGAACGCGCGGGCGGCGCTGCTGTACTCGGTGGGCGGCTGGACCATGGTGGGCGCCATGATCCACTACAGCCGCAACAGCGGCGCAGAGACCGGCGGCGCGTCCG AGAATGAACAAGACCCTCAGGCAAACCAAGGACCCAGGAAGGAAGTGTTCACTAAAGAAACACCTTTTGGATTTCAAGTGACAACTGTAATAACGTACAGGGATGTTCAGCCGCCTATTACTCGACTGCTCAGGCGTGTGAAATCGTTCTTTGATCCTGATGACGGCCCTCCTTCTGAAAATTGA